From a single Toxoplasma gondii ME49 chromosome II, whole genome shotgun sequence genomic region:
- a CDS encoding tRNA binding domain-containing protein (encoded by transcript TGME49_223140) → MELIYDSTPAALATVLLARYVQPCLLQRQPPLSLSLCFLGNEAKAYLKAQEAELPVLLAAKEGAGAEPAFPPLREPATILRRLATEAAVTPASGKSSSAGALLLGGESDVEQAQVSQWLSFCCENNFAIRGASLFQHLHSHLATRTFFCGDRLTIADFAVFVSCYAWMASSSQKERVLYCNLTRWMDYIQHLPGVMNAVEQLPLLSLLPPPQPVAAPPTDSAAASTQALAKQQAASGSKQGKKKSGELHVNGDCRPNGDVPKSQKKEEKGDKGAGGDHKKVSGRAKQSTPGSSKGGAPGADSSRPVEDVTRLCMVVGQVKKVWRHPEADKLFCEEVDIGEPQVRMIASGLVPYMKAEELEGQKVIVLANMKPKNLRGFPSHGMLVCATSKDHSKCELMRPPPDTPIGERLTFEGLQGEPDPVMNTKEGKYPFAAVQPHFYTDDNRVGMYKTHRFMTKQGPVFCDSIVGGTIS, encoded by the exons ATGGAGCTCATCTACGACTCGACGCCTGCGGCTCTCGCCACCGTCCTCTTGGCTCGCTATGTTCAgccgtgtctcctccagcgacagccgccgctctctctgtccctctgctttctcggcAATGAGGCGAAGGCGTACCTGAAAGCCCAAGAG GCGGAGCTTCCCGTGCTCCTGGCTGCCAAAGAAGGCGCGGGAGCAGAGCCGgcgtttcctccccttcGCGAACCTGCGACGATTCTGAGGCGCCTGGCCACGGAGGCGGCCGTCACACCCGCGTCTGGGAAGAGCTCGTCTGCCGGAGCTCTCTTGCTCGGTGGCGAATCTGACGTTGAACAG GCACAAGTATCGCAGTGGCTGTCCTTCTGCTGCGAGAACAACTTCGCGATTCGCGGTGCTTCGCTCTTCCAGCATCTCCACAGTCACCTGGCTACGCGcactttcttctgtggagaCCGTCTCACCATCGCAGATTTCgccgtcttcgtttcctgctATGCCTGGATG gcctcttcttctcagaaAGAACGTGTCCTCTACTGCAATTTAACCCGATGGATGGACTACATTCAACACCTTCCGG GCGTCATGAACGCTGTCGAGCAGCTTCCGCTTTTgagccttcttcctccgcctcAG CCTGTTGCAGCGCCGCCGACCGACTCAGCTGCTGCTTCTACGCAGGCCTTGGCGAAGCAGCAGGCTGCTTCTGGAAGCAagcagggaaagaagaaatctGGAGAACTGCACGTGAACGGCGACTGCAGGCCAAACGGTGATGTTCCTAAGAgtcagaagaaagaagagaagggggaCAAAGGTGCAGGTGGAGATCACAAGAAAGTCAGTGGACGAGCAAAACAGAGCACACCCGGTTCGTCGAAAGGTGGAGCGCCTGGTGCAGACTCCTCGCGCCCCGTAGAGGACGTGACACGTCTCTGCATGGTTGTGGGTCAGGTGAAGAAAGTCTGGAGACACCCTGAAGCAGACAA GCTGTTCTGCGAAGAAGTCGATATTGGTGAGCCACAGGTGCGCATGATCGCCTCAGGCCTTGTTCCTTACATGAAGGCGGAGGAGCTAGAAGGTCAGAAAGTGATTGTTTTGGCTAACATGAAACCGAAGAATCTCAGAGGATTCCCCTCTCATGGGATGCTCGTTTGCGCCACAAGCAAGGATCACTCGAAATGTGAATTGATGCGGCCTCCCCCGGACACACCG ATTGGGGAAAGGCTCACCTTTGAAGGCCTTCAGGGTGAACCTGATCCGGTCATGAACACCAAAGAAGGGAAGTACCCTTTTGCTGCTGTTCAACCG CATTTCTATACTGATGACAATCGCGTCGGAATGTACAAG ACTCACAGGTTCATGACAAAACAAGGACCAGTCTTCTGTGACTCTATCGTCGGAGGCACCATCTCTTAA
- a CDS encoding hypothetical protein (encoded by transcript TGME49_296950~Predicted trans-membrane domain (TMHMM2.0):440-463:469-487:545-563:721-744:838-861:906-929:932-955:995-1018:1053-1076:1108-1131), which yields MEGADENVETMRQQLDYLLDLVRRQQVELKSYHAQVWQQQRLQEQALYFQQRPREADHALGQDSSVRSVTLRRRMSSSSRPYRSGSSMPRSASPSLISATPSDSGPLCFPSKFPLPAFLSQHFLPLFSPHSRTADPARSSVPARKDKRFSDRDGVEERKLSSVSSLLSPAASVCGRRVSHSLLSRAATPPGHLSSSRSSENNPSQLLLVLRSMGSGARDESHALLGSERAVLLRLQQYLVNKLRGHPVLRVVSEVEACSRDAKKSFSARLARGFPFSRLLFRGPASSDCKSKFVVVTADSEKLLLVLEEMGGLKLTADGVFFAPYRSACRVFFKGGRKDSRLFLTPNEAIELMRSELFAMRFGADAPYPSLQGLSVLEVCIAAGVVEDFFPLHQPRLLAVLQAKASNWIGSCPQSLCRRRRAAEKGGTSPPLCSPMAVASAASYDVLVAAYFGYPAAAFTLFGRWIRRLLVTLLLLSLAGYVLRRLVPAMLPLLDNAAKEAMSLAGSSNSAPGTPGAGVAGVRGATVAAVAAGAVTEVLRGMVDSPMVFNGFVGIAVCLFLLIQLKRLTILIPIFRYTLGLSTLPPFASFASSSSSLASASPFSSLLFFEWPVHALRQKVEALLAFAASPSERLSFAAHPLFRRAFLKQSSRSTRVVDNSAEPSPHSYQAECSQSASEPPARRVPVIRELTDGRIETRENADPVFSSRSSSPFLSIENATRLGLYICLYLVIFSLCLAGLGFSLLPGSPDTLALGTVLRSFLTQAPLLKWLFSPSYQIFSVCSCRSRSRAGAGVDAPCPSSVFPAVSWALPSTGAFRFLAEFQESVDVTQLFCGLAENAHLLFLSLVFLLLCRVAAYWSSCIGRKLVGIRLPEAAPLSAETVSRYEGTDLGNDGSVRQPDVVIKSYLEVSSLFFSVSSLALLLLANQALDIPLSTALLAFVFSFTLDVLFSLLCIGQFDEVVPSLPSLDSTSARALTPQFQAFLQPFSLGLLYRRAFVLLLLLPLAAVHGSLVPFLVLSLAALILQSVRARREILVSRRAFSGSGKSFADILDLWLPILGSQLILLLVAVASSTFLSLTLFVTHASVPAAEGAASVGEAKQGQRGEELLSGWSFQTLQATILAILLSFVSWSVPPTTSKLRIVLEMAERDLSAHEFGFAVRRDEAEETTALTCRLVGLPSTVGQPSHLPFFTRFLRCFFPPLLILSPPPAQPCSRTGRRVAASLFEASVLHKMTLTVFGLAAHAAIKDEGADEKSDEAVPHVDTRQLSAATDQYIASLPRSPGSAALTAVALPSSTTETPLRERTEDTKKRINQFLGEWLFNRNRSESMSPLTQHLGIPWVVRQAVEKFTPQLRYSYDEEKNELSVATTLTAGLTKRINQFLGEWLFNRNRSESMSPLTQHLGIPWVVRQAVEKFTPQLRYSYDEEKNELSVATTLTAGLTKVRIYCDIEKKRTMLAMGDAPSSEVKFPDVCASEVAGVLC from the exons ATGGAGGGGGCCGACGAGAATGTCGAAACGATGCGGCAGCAGCTGGACTATCTGCTGGACCTCGTGCGTCGTCAGCAGGTGGAATTGAAGAGCTACCATGCACAGGTGTGGCAACAGCAGCGTCTTCAGGAGCAGGCGCTGTATTTCCAGCAACGACCCCGCGAGGCTGACCACGCTCTTGGGCAAGATTCCTCTGTGCGTTCTGTTACG CTCCGCCGCCGGATGTCGTCGTCCTCGCGGCCGTATCGGTCAGGAAGTTCTATGCCGAGAAGTGCATCACCTTCGCTGATTTCTGCCACACCAAGCGACTCGGGCCCTCTGTGCTTCCCTTCGAAGTTCCCGCTTCCAGCCTTCCTGAGTCAACATTTTTTACCCCTTTTTTCGCCGCACTCCAGAACCGCAGATCCGGCGCGGTCGTCCGTCCCTGCTCGCAAGGACAAGAGGTTTTCCGACAGAGACGGTgttgaagaaagaaaactctcgtcagtgtcttctctgctgtctcccgcCGCAAGTGTCTGTGGCAGGCGCGTGTCCCATTCGCTGCTTTCCAGAGCCGCCACGCCTCCTGGGCACCTGAGTTCTTCCCGGAGTTCTGAGAACAATCCGAGTCAGCTGTTGCTGGTTCTGCGTTCTATGGGCTCCGGCGCTCGCGACGAGTCGCATGCATTGCTGGGCTCTGAGAGAGCCGTGCTCCTGCGTCTTCAACAGTATCTTGTGAATAAGCTGCGAGGCCACCCAGTGCTTCGGGTGGTCTCTGAAGTCGAAGCATGTAGCCGAGATGCGAAGAAATCCTTCAGCGCAAGACTGGCTCGGGGATTTCCGTTCAGCCGCCTTTTGTTTCGGGGGCCGGCGTCTTCCGACTGTAAAAGCAAATTCGTAGTTGTCACAGCGGACAGTGAGAAACTCCTCCTTGTTCTGGAGGAAATGGGCGGCTTGAAGCTCACCGCGGACGgggtcttcttcgctccgtACAGATCGGCCTGTAGAGTTTTTTTCAAGGGTGGCAG GAAAGATTCGCGATTGTTTCTGACTCCAAATGAAGCGATCGAGTTGATGAGGTCCGAACTATTCGCTATGCGATTTGGCGCCGATGCTCCTTATCCGAGCCTGCAA GGCCTGAGCGTCTTGGAGGTTTGTATCGCAGCAGGCGTCGTCGAGGATTTCTTCCCGCTGCATCAACCGCGGCTTCTGGCAGTCCTTCAAGCCAAAGCTTCCAACTGGATCGGCAGCTGCCCGCAGAGTCTCtgtcgacggagacgcgctgCTGAGAAAGGAGGCACGTCACCGCCACTCTGTTCTCCTATGGCGGTCGCGTCTGCAGCGTCCTACGACGTCCTGGTT GCTGCGTATTTCGGTTACCCAGCTGCTGCTTTCACTCTCTTTGGTCGTTGGAttcggcgtctcctcgttACCCTTCTGTTGCTTTCTCTTGCGGGGTATGTTCTCCGGCGCCTCGTTCCCGCCATGTTGCCGCTCCTTGACAACGCTGCAAAAGAGGCGATGTCACTCGCGGGGTCCTCAAACTCAGCTCCAGGAACTCCGGGTGCCGGAGTGGCTGGTGTCAGAGGCGCGACGGTCGCTGCCGTGGCGGCAGGAGCAGTGACAGAAGTGCTTCGTGGGATGGTGGACTCGCCTATGGTATTCAATGGCTTTGTTGGAATTGCTGTTTGCCTCTTTTTACTGATTCAACTCAAGCGGCTCACAATCCTG ATCCCCATCTTCCGGTATACTCTGGGTTTATCTACTCTGCCGCCGTTTgcctcgttcgcttcttcgtcttcttcccttgcatcggcctcgcctttctcgtcactactcttcttcgagtggccagtgcatgcgcttcggCAGAAGGTGGAGGCTCTCCTGGCCTtcgcggcgtctccttcggaaaggctctccttcgctgcacATCCTCTGTTCCGTCGAGCTTTCCTGAAGCAGAGCTCCCGTTCGACTAGAGTGGTGGATAACTCGGCCGAACCCTCTCCTCACAGCTACCAGGCTGAGTGCTCGCAGTCTGCTTCTGAGCCACCGGCACGAAGGGTTCCAGTGATCCGAGAGCTTACGGATGGCCGGATtgagacgagggagaacgcggacccggtcttctcctctcgatcGAGCTCTCC GTTCTTGTCGATTGAAAATGCGACACGACTCGGCCTGTACATCTGTTTGTACCTGGTTATCTTCTCGTTGTGCCTCGCCGGGCTCGGCTTTTCCCTGCTTCCGGGTTCGCCGGATACTCTTGCCCTAGGAACGGTGCTGCGATCGTTCCTAACTCAAGCACCGCTGCTGAAGTGGCTGTTCTCGCCGAGCTATCAAATTTTTTCCGTGTGTTCGTGCCGATCTCGTTCAAGAGCGGGTGCCGGCGTCGATGCTCCTTGTCCGAGTTCGGTTTTCCCTGCCGTTTCTTGGGCCCTGCCGTCAACTGGTGCCTTCCGCTTTTTGGCAGAATTCCAGGAGTCCGTCGATGTCACACAGCTTTTCTGTGGCCTTGCTGAGAATGCAcaccttctgtttctctcactcgtttttcttctcctgtgcCGAGTGGCAGCCTATTGGTCCTCCTGCATAGGCAGAAAGCTCGTCGGCATTCGCCTCCCTGAGGCTGCCCCTTTGAGTGCGGAGACCGTGTCGCGCTACGAAGGGACAGACCTTGGAAACGATGGTTCAGTCAGACAACCTG ACGTTGTGATCAAATCGTATCTGGAGGTATCgtcacttttcttctcggtctcttccctcgctcttctcctcctaGCGAATCAAGCGCTGGACATCCCTCTCTCGACAGCCCTGCTggcttttgttttctctttcactctggatgttcttttctctctcctctgcatcGGGCAGTTCGACGAGGTTGTCCCGTCTCTGCCGTCGCTCGACTCTACATCGGCTCGGGCCCTGACTCCGCAGTTCCAGGCGTTTTTGCAGCCGTTCTCTTTAGGTCTGCTGTATCGTCGcgctttcgttcttctccttctcctgcctcttgCCGCCGTACACGGCTCTCTTGTTcccttcctcgttctctccctcgctgctCTCATCCTTCAGTCTGTTCGCGCAAGACGCGAGATCCTTGTCTCCCGCAGAGCATTCAGTGGCAGCGGGAAGTCTTTCGCAGATATTCTTGATTTGTGGTTGCCCATCCTCGGTAGCCAGCTGatcctccttctcgtcgcAGTAGCATCTTccaccttcctctccctcacGCTTTTCGTCACTCATGCCTCTGTGCCAGCCGCGGAAGGGGCTGCTTCCGTCGGGGAGGCGAAACAGGgacagaggggagaagagttGTTATCCGGATGGTCCTTCCAGACTCTCCAAGCGACGATTCTAgcgattcttctctccttcgtttcctggtCTGTCCCGCCAACCACTTCGAAG CTCCGGATTGTACTCGAGATGGCCGAACGCGACTTGAGTGCGCACGAATTCGGCTTCGCAGTGCGGCGTGACGAG GCGGAAGAAACCACTGCTTTGACTTGCCGGCTCGTTGGACTTCCGAGTACAGTTGGGCAGCCATCGCATCTTCCATTCTTTACGCGGTTTCTCCGttgtttcttccctcctcttcttaTCCTCTCGCCGCCACCGGCGCAGCCGTGCTCACGGACCGGGCGTCGAGTCGCAGCAAGTCTCTTTGAGGCTTCAGTGCTGCATAAAATGACGCTGACGGTTTTCGGTCTCGCTGCTCACGCGGCGATCAAGGACGAAGGCGCTGACGAAAAATCCGATGAGGCCGTGCCTCATGTCGACACCAGGCAACTC TCGGCGGCGACCGACCAGTACAtcgcgtctcttccccgAAGTCCAGGAAGCGCCGCGTTGACAGCTGTAGCCCTCCCGTCCTCCACGACTGAAACGCCGCTGCGGGAGCGCACGGAAGACACCAAAAAG CGGATCAACCAATTCCTCGGCGAGTGGCTCTTCAATCGAAACAGGTCCGAGAGTATGAGTCCCCTGACTCAACATTTGGGCATCCCTTGGGTAGTGCGGCAGGCTGTCGAGAAATTTACGCCCCAGTTGAGATATTCCTAcgatgaagagaagaatgaaCTGAGCGTGGCCACGACTCTTACAGCTGGGCTAACAAAG CGGATCAACCAATTCCTCGGCGAGTGGCTCTTCAATCGAAACAGGTCCGAGAGTATGAGTCCCCTGACTCAACATTTGGGCATCCCTTGGGTAGTGCGGCAGGCTGTCGAGAAATTTACGCCCCAGTTGAGATATTCCTAcgatgaagagaagaatgaaCTGAGCGTGGCCACGACTCTTACAGCTGGGCTAACAAAGGTACGGATCTATTGCGACATCGAAAAGAAACGCACTATGCTGGCTATGGGGGATGCTCCTTCATCAGAAGTGAAATTTCCAGATGTATGTGCGTCGGAGGTTGCAGGCGTTTTGTGTTAA